A genomic segment from Streptomyces sp. NBC_01233 encodes:
- a CDS encoding DUF1206 domain-containing protein, translating into MVGRAAGEGARTGSRGGTGREVVARCGLVARGVLYVLVGVLAVRVAFGEGGQEADRSGALQELVHKPLGGFLVWAVGVGFVCMMLWRLSEAVFGAAGPDGDKASKRLASAARTVFYGVVAFSVLSFAAGSGGGRSSDEQSRDVTATAMDLPGGPWWVGVAGAAIAVGGIVIAVQAARRSFCKQLEMDRVPEGVRKAVEFLGVCGGVARGALFAAAGAFLVYAAVRYDPSQAKGVDDTLRAFAQTPAGPWLLVLVSAGLVLFGLFSWALACWRRV; encoded by the coding sequence ATGGTCGGCCGAGCGGCGGGAGAGGGCGCCCGGACCGGGTCCCGGGGCGGCACCGGCCGGGAGGTGGTCGCCCGGTGCGGGCTGGTCGCACGCGGTGTGCTGTACGTGCTCGTCGGCGTGCTCGCGGTCCGTGTGGCCTTCGGCGAGGGGGGCCAGGAGGCGGACCGTTCGGGCGCGCTCCAGGAGCTCGTACACAAGCCCCTCGGCGGTTTCCTCGTGTGGGCGGTCGGTGTCGGCTTCGTGTGCATGATGCTGTGGCGGCTGTCGGAGGCGGTGTTCGGCGCCGCCGGTCCCGACGGCGACAAGGCCTCCAAGCGGCTGGCGTCGGCGGCCCGGACGGTGTTCTACGGGGTCGTCGCGTTCTCGGTGCTGTCCTTCGCGGCCGGATCCGGCGGCGGGCGCTCCAGCGACGAGCAGTCGCGCGACGTGACGGCGACGGCGATGGACCTGCCGGGCGGCCCGTGGTGGGTGGGGGTCGCCGGGGCGGCCATCGCCGTCGGTGGCATCGTGATCGCCGTGCAGGCGGCCCGGCGCTCGTTCTGCAAGCAGCTGGAGATGGACCGGGTGCCCGAGGGCGTCCGCAAGGCGGTCGAGTTCCTCGGCGTCTGCGGCGGCGTGGCCCGCGGCGCGCTCTTCGCGGCGGCCGGGGCCTTCCTCGTCTACGCGGCCGTGCGCTACGACCCCTCGCAGGCGAAGGGCGTCGACGACACCCTCAGGGCCTTCGCCCAGACCCCGGCGGGACCGTGGCTCCTCGTGTTGGTCTCCGCCGGGCTCGTGCTGTTCGGGCTGTTCTCCTGGGCGCTGGCCTGCTGGCGCCGGGTGTGA
- a CDS encoding M64 family metallopeptidase encodes MVRVRRPAVRTALRAAVATVCAAAALVAAGPADAADPPAAESRVEVEIPGPEQGGDAGSGHARVPAAGSPAKSAGRLSPAQREADGAVTKLIDNGSTADRLDVVVIGDGYTAAELARFHADAEQKWAEVTAVEPYTTYRNLFNVWTVDAVSHDSGVSGDPDPATVRDTALGSYFWCEGIERLLCIDQPKVDAYVAKAPAADLVVVLANSAKYGGAGYNEPSATLGYEGISTASAGHPKSGQVAIHETGHSLGKLADEYFYPGVPDYEKYTGPEPAESNSSALTAERMAAQRAKWYRWLGEESPDGGTVGAYEGGNYFVTGLNRPTDNSLMRVLGKPFNLPGVESMIAGFYQHARVVTPLTPTDRTLRMRHTAKAAVPRLNGADGRQLVVRWYLDGRELKRFEGRTEVPVAELWLFDLRTHRLSVTAEDRTASVRDPKIVRTLRSTATWTVRL; translated from the coding sequence ATGGTTCGAGTCAGACGTCCGGCCGTCCGCACGGCGCTGCGCGCGGCCGTCGCGACGGTCTGCGCGGCCGCCGCGCTGGTGGCCGCCGGGCCCGCGGACGCGGCCGACCCGCCGGCCGCCGAGAGCCGGGTGGAGGTGGAGATACCGGGACCCGAGCAAGGCGGTGACGCCGGATCCGGCCACGCCCGGGTGCCGGCCGCGGGCAGCCCCGCGAAGAGCGCGGGCCGGCTCTCCCCGGCGCAGCGGGAGGCGGACGGGGCGGTCACCAAGCTGATCGACAACGGCTCCACCGCCGACCGGCTCGACGTCGTGGTCATCGGCGACGGCTACACCGCCGCCGAGCTGGCGCGCTTCCACGCCGACGCCGAGCAGAAGTGGGCCGAGGTGACGGCCGTCGAGCCGTACACCACCTACCGGAACCTCTTCAACGTCTGGACGGTCGACGCGGTCTCCCACGACTCCGGCGTCTCCGGCGACCCCGACCCCGCCACCGTCCGCGACACCGCCCTCGGCTCGTACTTCTGGTGCGAGGGCATCGAGCGGCTGCTCTGCATCGACCAGCCCAAGGTCGACGCGTACGTGGCGAAGGCGCCCGCGGCCGACCTGGTCGTCGTCCTGGCCAACAGCGCCAAGTACGGCGGGGCCGGCTACAACGAGCCCAGCGCCACCCTCGGTTACGAGGGGATCTCCACGGCCTCGGCGGGCCATCCGAAGTCCGGCCAGGTCGCCATCCACGAGACCGGCCACTCGCTGGGCAAGCTCGCCGACGAGTACTTCTACCCGGGCGTCCCCGACTACGAGAAGTACACCGGCCCCGAGCCCGCCGAATCCAACAGCAGCGCCCTGACCGCCGAGCGGATGGCCGCGCAGCGGGCCAAGTGGTACCGCTGGCTCGGCGAGGAGTCACCCGACGGCGGCACGGTCGGCGCCTACGAGGGCGGCAACTACTTCGTGACCGGGCTCAACCGGCCCACCGACAACTCGCTCATGCGGGTCCTGGGCAAGCCCTTCAACCTGCCCGGCGTCGAGTCCATGATCGCCGGGTTCTACCAGCACGCGCGGGTCGTCACCCCGCTCACTCCGACCGACCGCACCCTGCGGATGCGGCACACGGCGAAGGCGGCCGTACCGAGGCTGAACGGCGCGGACGGCCGGCAGCTGGTGGTCCGCTGGTACCTCGACGGCCGGGAGCTGAAGCGCTTCGAGGGCCGCACCGAGGTGCCGGTGGCGGAGCTGTGGCTGTTCGACCTCCGGACGCACCGGCTGTCGGTCACGGCCGAGGACCGTACGGCCTCGGTACGCGACCCGAAGATCGTCCGTACGCTGCGGTCCACGGCCACCTGGACGGTCAGGCTCTGA